Genomic DNA from Octopus bimaculoides isolate UCB-OBI-ISO-001 chromosome 3, ASM119413v2, whole genome shotgun sequence:
atttttttaataatgcatATCTTTTTATGACGATTTTCAGCATATGTTTAGGTTACAATCATATtgctaaagttttttttaaattgttttctttttctttttttttttttttttttttttcttttcaggaagaatgaaaaaaacctAACATTTTATCCATTGAATAACTTGCTTTTTAtagatgtgtttatttttatttacaaaattagttatttaaatttaacatAAAAAAGTTTCTTAGCATTTGACATCCACGCAAAGAAATGCTATCTAACTCTGCTAGTATgcatgaaagaaagaacgtaaaTGAATGAGCATGTGTACAGACATATCAGTAAACACTTTGTGCTTACTCATATATTGCAAGAAGCAGCATGTATATAGAAAAGGTTATTGAATATGTTATGAGCAATATGTTGATGTTGATGCAAGAAAGGagtcataaaatatatgcaacagCAATCCACACATTTGCCTTTTCACATTTCAATAACATTTCTCTTGACATTTCTTTTTACAAAGCCCTTTCATAGGGAGGAACAGTTTAAACATAGGCTTATGTTTGAAGGATAGCTATTATTAAAACAAGCAGGGCTATGTTTTATATGCTGCCTTCCTCCCATCTACATTCTGCTATCTAGCCAGAAGAAATACGTATCCTAATATCATTCAAAATATTGACaacagaaaactagaaaatttTTCTGTGgtcaatatttgaatgtatattgtACTTCTATTACAATGGTCAATATGTAAAAGAAACTGTTGCTATTCTagtgtgtctatgagtgtaatTGTCtagtatttcattttccttttacaaaACTTTCACTCAACAAATGAAATTCTGAACAGAGCCACGTCATGATCTTATCGAAATaacttaataaaatttaaaacatgtaAAACGTTTTTAATCTTTGATAAAAGTTCAGTCTGTCTATCATCTTTAATGCACCTGTACTATTTTGTAATGTTTCTCCACAGGTGTTGTAGGAATCACATTTCCACAACATTTGTATTATCTCATTACATCTATCATATTTGGAAATGCTTTGATTAAGTTAAATGTAGCTACATAAAATTCTTAATTTAGAATCTTACCAGAATTCACCATCATCTTCAAATGTTAATCCAATTTTACTTCGATCATTTTTGTCAATTTTCTGCCATTCTGGTGAGCTGGAGAGAAAAAGGTAGGGAAAATCCTGATGgcattaaaatcaaaaatatccCAAGGACAGATGTCCAGACATGAGTAATTTCTtttcagataaaaataaacaagaatttctTAATAAATAGATTTTCCAAAGTTAGTATTTAAAAGTGCAATTTAAACTTAGTGTTTAAATTGCATTAACATTTAAACttagatataatttaaaataacaatcaGGTTTACAGGGGAGGAAGACAAATAAGATTGTAGGATTTTCCTGATCTTGTTTAGCGGcaacaaaaatgtgaaaaaaaaaatgaaagagctTCAATAAGGTATGGAAACTGAGTCACAGACACCATTCTCTCTAAACTGTACTCATTTGTGTGCACGTTTCACaactaacaaaagagaaaaattaagatTTTTCAAGATAGAAACAGATTTTTTAATTGAGGAAATTTGAGTAATAGTTACTCACAAGATAGGTACAAAATGCAAATTTGTGTACacacctacaacaacaaaaaatagataGAACATTGGTTGCAGGCTTAATTTAACAAAAACCTATCTTTGATAgctgtagcaacaacaatgatgtatATCATTAAAATGTGGTGGTTGTCAGGTAATTGCCAAATACATGGTCATGAATTCACACCTGGCAACAACactttgttgcacattttatcAGAAAACTTAACTCTGCCCCACCATTTTACATAGCAGACTTACAAAAAGAGCTCCCACACCTTTACAGTAGAAATAGTTAACAGTAGAAAGTTACAGTATTTGACTGTAAAAACAATTACACTAACAAAAGCCCTCCTACTTAACCATGTCAGTGTAGAAGCTAGTTAAAGTTAATCTTTTTCTTAATCACAAAGAGCCACAGAGCTGATGCCCATTTCAAGTTTCTGATGCATTAAGCAAATGACAGATAAAATCTCTGTGTTACTATTCTATCAAATAAGATCTtgtaacaggatttgaacttaaaactggAATAAATCACTGAATTTTATAATGCGCTCATTGCTTACAGTAGTGAAATACACTAACTACCCTCTCTCCATTGACATCTGTTTGAAATTAGTTAAACTTGGCTATTGAAATTTAAGAATCTTGGTTACTCTTGGTCACACACATTACAATGTCACAAAACTTTTAGCCAGTTGTCCAACTTGGCTAACTACAATTTCATTAAGTAACAAACGGTGTAAAGTAAAACTgaatagagaatatttttttGAGCAATTATTGTAATACACATTTAAATTTCAATTGATCAACTTTGAAGATAAAACTTAACATCTACATaagtaatttaaaaaatagtatAGAGCATTCAGTGCATATATAGTTGGTCTCAGTAACTTTCTGATTGTTTATGCATTGGTCAGAAACTGTTCAGCTCTAGAGTAAAGGTTCTATTCAAATCAgtctttatttttaaaaccaaAAGCTCAATCCTAAAATCAATGAggtaaaagagaacaaaataaaattaataatttcttagtTTAGTATTATCACTGACATTAAATTTCATGTGCAATGTTCTTGACAGTCAACTGAAAGAATGTCACTTACCCATCACTAAAGGCTCCTTTCCATTCACATTGACCCCATGGATTGCGAAGACGAACCATCGGCATCTTCTCTCTTCCAAATATCCCAAACAAGCCTGAACCTTCTAAATGGATATTCTTAACACAAGTAACTCCATAAGCATGGCCTTTCACCAAACCAGAATCCAAAGTGGCTTCCATTTCTTCACTAGACGTCGCctaaaacagatacacacatgggtataaaataaagaaccaccAGCAATAACATCAGCAACTGATAACATCTAAagctttgactaaaaaaaaaaaaaaagggcaacaAGTCCAACAGACCAAAGAGTTTCATGAGTTGATGAGAGGTAAATGTCCTCAGGGATAAAACACTTAGTATGTGGTAAGAATTTTCATCAATACTGTAGCAATATAATTAAAGTCAACACttcatgatttgaactcagactctaAAGGAATGAGACTAAATGCTGTAAGGCTTTCTACTATTGCCACCTCTAACCTTCAAACTaacaatagtttctgatttagacacaaggccaacaattttgagagatGGGGGAGTTAGTCACTACCACTGCCTCCAGagagatgaaaaaataataacaattacaataataataatgataatctttattAGTGATAAGGGTTTGAAGAGATGGATAAAAAATATGAGGAGTTGCAGGATAGTGACAGATAATTTattcaaagagaaagagatgcataaatagatgaatataaaactttaagacacaaatatttgcatataaacaaataaataagtaaataaactacAATAAggcaataattaaaacaaaatataattttttaaaaatactgacTTGGTTACATTAGCAAACTCCTACATCTATGCCTTCCAGCCTACTAATTGTTTATCTTGTCTTATGTATTCAAAAGTACCAGTCAACATTTTCTTTTAGGCAGCTGGAGTTGATAAACACCAACATCTATGCAGTAAGATTGTTTTAATTCATTGCAATGTCTCTGTCATTTTTGATAACAACCTATCTTTACCTGTATTCCAAACTTCACAGTAcctgtgttatttttttacatCATTCCTGACACCACAGATGTTTGATTTTTGAAGGAACCTCAGTttttcatcctcctcttccttttctctgcTATATTTCTGAGGAGGGCTTCATTGTTTTTGTGGAAGATGCTTCCTCCTTATCCATTTTATGTTGATCtttatttgagatttttttttacttttttctctttagtatttTTCTTCAACAGTTTGTACACATTTTTccactgtttcttctttgttacACAAAGATGGCGTGATACTACTGGTTGCTGCTGTTAAGGGACACAGTGTGTGCAGGCTTGTTTCTAGGACTATGTGCAAAGTGATTTCTCCTGCCATTCCTAGGATTTTCACTGGTGGTTCTCTGGAAAGTGTGCTAGAGGAGGAGATCCCCTAACTCAGTGCCCTACCTAATTAGTCTctggtgtcttttactatagattGGTGAGAATGAaccaattttgtttgttttgcattcttgttaTCCTCAGAGCTACAACCAATAATGCTGTAAAGCTTTATGTCTTCAGAACAGAAAACTCTCAGATGATTTTACTATGATGTAACTGGTCCTTCTTTCCTGCTCTACTAGTCTGATTGACCTCTTGTCCACTCACACAGTGGAGTATAACTGGGAGATAACCTTGTCATCAGGACTTTGTGTCCATGCAAGCAGATTCTATCTGATCACATGCTGCTGCAATTCACCTCCACACTCATCACCTGCTAGTATCAGGTTACAAAAATGACTAGGAACCAAGAGTCAGCATCCATATCAGTGACTCTGACCATGACCCTTATGATTCTTCTGGCCATGCACTGCAGCAACATTTGCAAACAGGTATAGTGCTTGGTCTAAAATAATACGATTATGTTTCTATGTGCCTTTCCCTTTTTAAGAGAGCATATATGACCAGAGCTCTCTCTGACACCTCTTCTAAGTGCATAAGAATGCCCCCTAGTGGTATGTCACTTACCCCTTACACTTTCTTGGGTAAACTCCTTAGATAAGGTGGTGCTGTCTTCTTTGTCATACATCTTCTATATATGCCCTTTTGCCAGAAGTTTTCTCATATTTGCTTTTTGATTTTCAATGCCAATAAAAcatgaattgttgttgtttttcctttttgtgaTCGTCATTTAAGTTTGTATTTTCAACACTTCTTTCACAGCATTTCTCAAATTGTAATTGGTTATGTTTAtaactgtcttttctttctttatccttttttttatgtctttgttgTTGTCAGTATTCTGAGTGAGAGTAAGGTAAGGAGCAGAGCATTTTCTGATGCTGCTATTATAGCTGATACCTCCTCCTATTAACACATTTGTGGCCAATTTAAATCACAAATAAATAATGTGAAGGtaccatacaaaaatatttatacagttaAAATGTGATGTTGCTCAAACAAACCATTTCACCTTAGATAACGGCCTTGaggattaaatatttgaaatctttaatgatacaaagaacaaaaaaaaaaaaaaactttttcctaTCAAATGAACCCAGAAAGATAATATCTTCTAAGCAGATCTCTGTGAAACACAGCTGACCACAATAAACAGcaagaacagcaataataataatttataatatagacATGAAACTTGGTGAAGTagttgtatgttgtcaacttaatgtgacagtcctctgaagggaataatactactgttggttagatctaggaagctgcaccgcttcctgtcagccttgacatatttcctgtgtccttatgtttacaagagggagacaagcacctccatccAGATATGTTTCTGAgactttgctcatcatcagtctggagtagcatgacctgctagtcgaagatgcctgtcaagctcttgtaaacataattccagtgaaatacattcactgatttcaaatttagaaataatacatttctaaatctctacttcatcgtatcactactgcataaatatctctgagagatttagaaatgtattatctctaaatttaaaatcagtgaatgtatttcactagaattatatgtttacaagagcttgacaggcatctttgactagcaggtcatgctactccagactgatgacaagcaaagactcagaaacatgtctctggatgcaggcttagctgggtcgaggtgcttgtctcccccttgtaaacataagaacacaggaaatgtgtcaaggctgtcaggaagcggtgcagcttcctaggtctaaccaacagtagtattattcccttcaggggactgtcacattaagttgacagcatacaactacttcatcgtatcactactgcataaatttctctgagagatttagaaatgtattatttctaaaaatgaaaCTTCCTATTCATCAGAGAAAGTCAATCAAATAATGTGACATTGTTATTAAGTAGAAATTAGCCAAAGGTTTGTGACAGAAGGATCTGAGGTGTGAAATGTTCTAGATCACAAAGCAATGTGATGATACATGTTTagggaaaagaatgaaaggaataatAGTGTCACACTCCTCCACTCCAGATACCAAAGAGAGGCACATAAATATTAATGGAAGGCTGCTTAATGTATGCAAAGGATCAACAGATGGACAAGATATTGAAGTCAACAAATATATAGTTGAAAGCATGATAGGATATGAAGGCAAGGAAAGTTAGCAAATCATCATTAGTCATTGAGATGTTGAAAATATCCAGCGAAGTAAGACACACACTAGTCACTTACATAGTCAATctggttgttgatgatgttaagcCCTAGGTGAGCAATTGTCAAGCAGATATGCGATCAAGGAATGTGACATGACTGATGATTGTTgtaacagtatcatcatcaacagctaCAGGGGTAAAGATGATAGAAATAAACAACTACAGAGTTTATGTGGAAGGAACCTCTAAAAAAGAAAGTTTAAGGAAGATATGGGAAGAAGTGACTGATCTCAAGTGAATGAACCTCAAGAAcgagatgacaaagaaatacaagaaatcaGAAGCTGTTTTGAAGAGAGCTTATCCAATCCATGCAAGTAGAGGAAAATGGATTGTAAAATGATAATCATGAAGATGAATCTAATAAATCttgtttgtaatttttagttCCATTTAACAAACACAAGATAAGTATAAAAACACTCACAAAAGCATGAATTATCATTGACCTCAAACTATTGTGAACCCAAAACTCCACAACTTCTAAGTTGCTATGGACTGAAGTTGCTGCAAACCAAAGCTGTTGTGGACCTTAAATCTCTGCCAATTCAAACTGCCTAGCTTAGACAAAAGATTATGTACTCAAACTATCACAGATGTAAATGCATGAGCTAGACACAAGCTGTTATGCATCTAATTAAATGTGGTTCTTAAGGAGCTATAGATCTAAAGCAACAAAGACCTGTGCTACCATGCTCATATGTTTCATATCCAAATTATCATTAACCTTAAACTGCTACAAACCAAAACTGCAACTTACAGGAATTGAGGCTGCCATTAGAGAATTACGATCCATCTCTTTTTTCATGCGTTCAAATAATGCTGttctctcctccattttctctgcTACTTCCATTTTTTGTAAGTTCATAGTATCAGACACGCCTCCTGTGAAATCTTCCAGAGCTTCAGCAAGTTCTCCACCATCAAGGACTTCATAATTTCCAAACaaccttaaaataaaaataaaatatactaaatcTATGAGTGAGTTCCAAAATGACATTGGGTCCATAGGGTGAGGTACACAAGCTACTACTTCATATGATGTTAATAAAACAGACTGATTTCTCCtgagttacacacacatgcacacacagagtagaTCTCAAAATCAACACTACAAGTCAATAAACATAAGTGAATTATACAGAGGACCAGCAATGTAGAAAGCGGAACTTTACCATATACAGTGGTATTTACtgacacccccccacacacacatccacatatgcgTACcagtacatatataacataaatatacaggTTCAAACTTGTTTGCCCTGATTCCCCACCCTTTGGATGTAACTTCAGAACTTCTGCAGATTATCCCATGGGTAGGTGTTGCATACTTACaaatgtagtatataaatgtagtgtGTGTCTTACTTCGCTGGATATTTTCAACATCTCAATGACTAATGATGATTTGCCAACTTTCCTTGCCTTCATATCCTATCATGCTTTCAACTTTCATGTAGTATACAAATGTAGTATATAAATTGACACACCATGGAAGTAAACCTTACATAGGTGCCAGAGTTAATCTTGGGAAACAatgcttttcttttcaaaaacacTTCTCCAGCCTGAGATTATGCACTCTACTTCATTGGCTGAATAGATCCATTATTTGGATGTTCATAAGATAAGCTATAAATTGAAATATCCAGCACTGAGATGTACCATACTGTCACAGAGGTAGACGTCCATGTGAGTCAAGTACAAATGAGGATTTAGAGATTATATTGGCTAATAGTAGATACCGTCTTAATAAATGTAAtgagtgtcacaccctaacagagGAGGAAACCTATGGAATATGTAGATCCAGGAAGATATGgaatgagatggtgaagcatgaccttcaaatgttgggcctcacagaggcaatgacaggtgaccaagacctttgaagatgtgctgtgcttgagaagacctggcaagccaagtcaGGTTGTAgccgtggccaatgccagtgttgcataactggctcgtttaaaagtacccttcaattgttgggcaatatgctgtgcttgagaaaaccttttgagttaagtgaaatcatagtcatggccgatgacagtgctgcctgaatggcacctgtgccagtggcatgtaaaaagcaccagtcgagagtggtcgatgccagtgacatgtgactggctcccatgctggtggcacaaaaaaagcacccactacactctcggagggattggcattaggaagggcatccagctgtggaaacattgccagattagattggagtctgatgcagcatcctggcttgccagtcctcagtcaaactttcaaacccatgccaacatggcaAGCAGAtattgaacaatgatgatgatgatgatgagtgaattAAGAATTTGCAGTACCCACCATAAGAGTAGAATTTTCCAGAATTACGAGACTGGGGACTATCTGAACTATGAGGATATACACTAGTACACTGTTGGCCTTACATTGATGTAGGATTAATAGCCATGCTTtccttgtgtgtttttttttttacattcagtatgATATAGTAATAATTTCTACCTAAACATCactgtgtgtatacctatatacaaacTCTCTTCCCAtcctatctacctatgtatataccCCATCTGTGCTTGTatcagcaacatttttttttatggagtACCAGATTGtgactactagaaataacaagaTACATAAAAATGGAGAATGTGATACACCAAGCAGCTTGAAAATCATCTGATCAAAGAAGTACAATGCCCAGGAAATTAGCCTGGATTACACTTAATGCACTCTTCCATGGAATGCAATGTGTATCCTCTAGAACTGCAAACTATGTACATCTATTAACTTACTAGACTCAACAGAATTACTTAGTATACCTGGGTAATCAACTATTGTTTTGTGAAAAccaacaaacattcacacacaatggTGGGAATGCATTCAGGCAAGATGAGTAGTAGTAACTTAAGTCTTGTTGCCAAATAATGTGATAATGAAGGAAgagtttgtatatgagtgtatgtaattACTATGTGTGCATAGGTACAcagacgagtgtgtgtgtgtgtgtctgtgtagctatatatacatatatatggatggatgctTAACTATGATATAGTGTGCGTGGGAGTAGGTAGGTAATGGTCTATGGGATGGTTAATGTGTGCAAGTGAAAGAGTAAGGTATGGTCAGTACACTACTTGTTGCTCACTAAAGACTATGGAAATTCTTATGAACATGTGCTCTATCTTCTGCCAGAGAGCTGGTTATTTGAAGCTGATATTATAATCATGTCAATGAACTGACCCCtacattttttactttatatttatgaCTATAGTTGTTTGTACTGTAGTTGAtattcttgctattattattgttgtagtcatTGTTGTTGCGCCTAGTGTTGTTATTGGTGCTGAGTCTGTagaacttctttctctcttctttgctgtgattatatatgtatgtaaacagttgtgtgtgcaggtgtgtaccTGCCTATGTATGAAGGAAAAGCATGACTTCCTCCACATCCTCAGACCCAccttcatttctattcatttatttctactaCCTATCAGCATGTATTCCAACACTTTGCTGATAGTGTAGGTAATTTGCATAACAGGAATACACATGGAGGAAACTTGTAAATTTTGTCAAAATACTGATGGATGTAAGATTATATAATTGTTGTAGGAAACTAGTAATAATGGTACAACCTCCCTCATGACAAGTAGAATAACCAACCTAGTCACTATaagagaagtacgtgaagtacCAGAGTACGTAATAGGCAGTTAGAAATAATCttgtctttatttgttttattacataTACTGTATACTGAAGTGGGTGTTATAATAATCCATGAGGATAAACCAATTCATATGGAGTTACTAGAAACTTGAAGAGAAGTTAATaaactcacaaagttttgttatgaaaattttacaaaaaaaattggaaaattatggaaaatttgttggctgGTTTActcgagttgcaaaaacagcaactgaaagaacaacaacagcagctacgactgcaagaacaacagctgaagcaacaacaccaccaacaacaacagcggtaGATACAACTGCAAGagtaacaacagaagcaacaacaacaaataatattgcAGCAATAAATGCTGCAATTAC
This window encodes:
- the LOC106882086 gene encoding calpain-5, which produces MFPLVGLSITCSMNSLLVIPDHETQDWNSEKPEEYAGIFHFRFWRYGEWLDVVIDDQLPTRNGQLLFIHSKERNEFWSALLEKAYTKLFGNYEVLDGGELAEALEDFTGGVSDTMNLQKMEVAEKMEERTALFERMKKEMDRNSLMAASIPATSSEEMEATLDSGLVKGHAYGVTCVKNIHLEGSGLFGIFGREKMPMVRLRNPWGQCEWKGAFSDGSPEWQKIDKNDRSKIGLTFEDDGEFW